In one window of Maribacter dokdonensis DSW-8 DNA:
- a CDS encoding CYTH domain-containing protein, translating into MLEIERKFLVGSEDYKSEARSKTRIVQGFLNTDPNRTVRIRIKGDTGFITVKGKSNASGTSRFEWEKEISIVDAERLLKLCEKGILDKYRYEVPVGNHVYEVDEFRDENEGLTVAEIELNDENELFEKPAWLGVEVTGEVKYYNSQLSKTPFNLW; encoded by the coding sequence ATGTTAGAAATAGAGCGTAAATTTTTGGTAGGATCAGAAGATTATAAATCTGAAGCAAGGTCTAAAACTAGAATAGTACAAGGCTTTTTAAATACAGATCCCAACAGAACGGTTAGAATTAGAATAAAGGGCGATACCGGATTTATTACCGTAAAGGGGAAATCCAATGCTTCAGGTACATCTAGGTTTGAATGGGAAAAGGAAATTTCTATAGTAGATGCTGAGCGTCTGTTGAAGTTGTGTGAAAAAGGAATTCTAGATAAATATAGATATGAAGTGCCGGTAGGGAACCATGTTTATGAGGTAGATGAATTCCGTGATGAAAATGAAGGGTTGACAGTAGCTGAAATTGAATTGAACGATGAGAATGAATTATTTGAAAAACCAGCTTGGTTGGGGGTAGAGGTCACCGGTGAGGTAAAATATTATAACTCCCAATTAAGTAAAACACCTTTTAATCTATGGTAG
- a CDS encoding efflux RND transporter periplasmic adaptor subunit: MTKSVLLIATACTLFIVASCNSKKEKKEEHTKFLITNPIKKDTSITKDYVCQIHSFKHIELRALEKGYLNEIHVDEGQIVKKGQKMFNIMPNIYEADLQKAKAEAKVAEIELQNTQLLADGNVVSENELSMAKANFDKANAEVSLAQTHLGFTNIRAPFDGIMDHLHVREGSLLDEGELLTTLSDNSKMWVYFNVPEAEYLDYIMSTDKDSKKEVQLLMANNKRFNQKGIVETIEGEFNNETGNIAFRATFPNPDQILRHGETGSVLMTIPFNEALIIPQKATFEILDKRYVFVLDNDNVVHQTEISVAAELPHLFVVNKGLQLKDRILVDGIRMVKNNEKIETLFAEPTKVMSKLAVYAE; encoded by the coding sequence ATGACCAAGAGCGTACTCCTGATCGCTACCGCATGCACTTTGTTCATTGTGGCAAGCTGTAATTCTAAAAAAGAAAAAAAAGAAGAGCACACCAAATTCTTAATTACCAATCCAATTAAAAAAGACACTTCTATTACCAAAGATTATGTATGTCAAATACATTCATTTAAACACATTGAACTTAGGGCCCTTGAAAAAGGATATTTGAACGAAATTCATGTAGACGAAGGACAGATAGTGAAAAAAGGGCAAAAAATGTTCAATATAATGCCCAACATTTATGAAGCAGATTTACAAAAAGCAAAGGCAGAGGCTAAAGTTGCCGAAATAGAACTACAAAATACCCAACTTTTAGCTGATGGAAATGTGGTTTCTGAAAACGAATTATCCATGGCAAAAGCCAATTTTGATAAGGCCAACGCAGAAGTTTCTCTCGCACAGACCCATTTAGGCTTTACCAATATTCGGGCTCCTTTTGATGGTATCATGGACCATTTACATGTTAGGGAAGGTAGCCTTTTAGACGAGGGAGAACTACTTACCACCTTATCCGATAATTCTAAAATGTGGGTCTATTTCAATGTACCCGAGGCGGAGTATCTAGACTATATCATGAGTACGGACAAAGACTCTAAAAAAGAGGTTCAACTATTAATGGCCAACAATAAAAGGTTCAACCAAAAGGGAATTGTTGAAACTATTGAAGGAGAATTCAATAATGAAACCGGTAACATTGCCTTTAGGGCCACTTTCCCTAACCCAGATCAGATTTTAAGACACGGTGAAACCGGTAGCGTACTCATGACCATTCCTTTCAATGAAGCTTTGATCATACCACAAAAAGCAACTTTTGAGATATTGGACAAACGCTACGTTTTTGTTCTTGATAATGATAATGTTGTTCACCAAACCGAAATTTCGGTTGCCGCTGAATTGCCTCACCTTTTTGTAGTCAACAAAGGTCTTCAACTAAAAGACAGAATTTTGGTAGACGGTATCAGAATGGTTAAAAACAATGAAAAGATTGAAACCCTATTTGCCGAACCTACCAAGGTAATGTCAAAATTGGCCGTTTACGCCGAATAA
- a CDS encoding YciI family protein has translation MVGSKNLFFGILVLMLILACNQKKVELSPNVPNEEKKSATQLKTELTEKGFQIFDYVDEKTKDTVLMQEYYIAFLKSGPNRNQPKAVADSLQMLHMAHLGKMYELGYADISGPFGDDGDIRGITIYNTPSMEIADSLANADPMVKAGRLKIEIHPWWAAKGFGLR, from the coding sequence ATGGTAGGAAGTAAGAATCTTTTTTTTGGCATACTGGTATTGATGCTCATTTTGGCATGTAATCAAAAGAAAGTAGAATTAAGCCCTAACGTGCCCAATGAAGAAAAGAAATCGGCGACACAGTTGAAAACAGAACTAACTGAGAAGGGTTTTCAGATTTTTGATTATGTAGATGAGAAAACCAAAGACACGGTACTTATGCAGGAGTATTATATTGCTTTTTTAAAAAGTGGTCCAAACCGTAATCAGCCAAAAGCTGTAGCGGATAGTTTGCAAATGCTACATATGGCACACTTGGGTAAAATGTATGAATTGGGATATGCGGATATTTCTGGACCATTTGGTGATGATGGCGATATAAGGGGAATAACCATTTACAATACACCAAGTATGGAAATTGCCGATAGTTTGGCCAACGCAGATCCCATGGTAAAAGCGGGTAGATTAAAAATAGAAATTCACCCGTGGTGGGCGGCCAAAGGTTTTGGACTTCGGTAA
- the pyk gene encoding pyruvate kinase: protein MPTVKKTKIVATLGPATSKKEVLRSMIDAGVDVFRINFSHADYEDVKERVNMIRELNAEMETNTSILADLQGPKLRVGVMAGDVVVSPGDEITFVTGEPFEGSAERVYMNYKEFPRDVKAGERILLDDGKLMFEVVKTNGEDEVLAKVIQGGPLKSKKGVNLPNTNISLPALTKKDIKDAEFAISLEVDWIALSFVRFSQDLIDLQNIINKHSDHKIPIIAKIEKPEAVENIDKIVAYCDGLMVARGDLGVEVPAQEVPLIQKQLVLRAKKARIPVIIATQMMETMITSLTPTRAEVNDVANSVMDGADAVMLSGETSVGNYPVQVIEKMSSILESVEGSDLIQVPQNPPHIRTKRFITKSICYHAALMANDIKAKAISTLTNSGYTAFQISAWRPSAYILVFTSNKRILTQLNLLWGVKAFYYDKFVSTDDTIEDVNHIAFNKGHLQVGDMVISLAAMPIKEKGMVNTLRVTEIESKDI from the coding sequence ATGCCAACTGTAAAAAAGACGAAAATTGTAGCGACCCTGGGTCCTGCAACTAGCAAGAAAGAGGTGCTCAGGAGCATGATTGATGCTGGAGTAGATGTATTCAGGATAAACTTTTCACATGCTGATTATGAAGATGTTAAGGAGCGTGTAAATATGATACGTGAGTTAAATGCCGAAATGGAAACCAACACTTCTATTTTAGCGGATTTACAAGGCCCTAAATTGCGTGTAGGCGTAATGGCAGGTGACGTTGTAGTGAGCCCTGGTGATGAGATAACATTTGTAACAGGTGAGCCTTTTGAAGGTAGTGCAGAACGTGTTTACATGAATTACAAGGAGTTTCCTAGAGATGTTAAAGCTGGGGAGCGTATTTTATTGGATGACGGTAAATTAATGTTCGAGGTTGTAAAGACCAATGGTGAAGACGAAGTTTTGGCCAAAGTAATTCAAGGCGGACCTTTAAAATCCAAGAAAGGGGTAAACTTGCCCAATACCAATATTTCTTTACCTGCACTTACCAAAAAAGATATTAAGGATGCGGAATTTGCAATTTCATTGGAAGTAGATTGGATCGCACTTTCTTTTGTGAGATTCAGTCAAGACCTTATTGATCTACAGAATATCATCAACAAACATTCTGATCATAAAATTCCGATTATTGCAAAAATAGAAAAGCCGGAAGCTGTTGAGAATATAGATAAGATCGTTGCATACTGTGACGGTTTAATGGTTGCTCGTGGAGATTTAGGTGTTGAAGTTCCTGCACAAGAGGTTCCATTAATTCAAAAGCAATTGGTGTTGCGTGCTAAAAAGGCCAGAATACCTGTAATTATAGCCACTCAAATGATGGAAACTATGATTACAAGTCTTACACCAACAAGAGCAGAGGTAAATGACGTTGCCAACTCGGTAATGGATGGTGCGGATGCGGTAATGTTATCTGGAGAAACATCGGTGGGTAATTACCCGGTACAGGTAATTGAAAAGATGTCTAGCATTTTAGAGAGCGTTGAAGGTTCAGATTTAATTCAGGTACCACAAAATCCGCCACACATTCGTACTAAAAGATTTATCACAAAATCTATATGCTATCATGCAGCCTTAATGGCCAATGATATCAAGGCTAAAGCAATTTCTACATTGACCAATAGTGGATATACCGCTTTTCAGATTTCTGCATGGAGACCTAGTGCTTACATTTTAGTATTTACATCCAATAAGCGAATTTTAACGCAACTGAATCTATTGTGGGGTGTTAAAGCATTCTATTATGATAAATTCGTATCAACGGATGATACCATAGAAGATGTTAACCACATTGCTTTTAATAAAGGACATTTACAGGTTGGAGATATGGTAATTAGTCTTGCGGCCATGCCTATTAAAGAAAAAGGAATGGTAAATACCTTAAGGGTTACTGAAATTGAATCCAAGGATATCTAA
- a CDS encoding PAS domain-containing protein, producing MMELRDYDNAHIKFRNSLKFTMLPILSWDFYASNYEEIKNLDEDYNSLLSLVSTNSWNIDTSILDRKLRTEKNIVVVTDTHLNIVFATKNMWNMSQYRPDEIVGKNPKMFQGDLTSNSTLKIVSRAVKEKSPFEVTVVNYRKDGTTYNCKIQGEPVFDHNGKVVNFIAFEKEVA from the coding sequence ATGATGGAATTAAGAGATTATGATAATGCACATATCAAGTTTAGAAATAGCTTAAAATTCACCATGTTACCTATTCTTTCATGGGATTTTTATGCTTCTAATTATGAGGAGATCAAAAACCTTGATGAAGATTATAACTCATTGTTATCTTTAGTTTCTACTAATTCTTGGAATATTGATACAAGCATTTTAGATAGAAAATTAAGAACAGAGAAAAACATTGTTGTTGTAACAGATACTCACCTAAACATTGTTTTTGCCACAAAGAACATGTGGAACATGAGCCAATATAGACCTGATGAAATAGTAGGTAAGAACCCTAAAATGTTTCAAGGCGACTTAACTTCTAATTCTACATTAAAAATAGTTTCAAGAGCAGTAAAAGAAAAAAGTCCTTTTGAAGTTACTGTTGTCAATTATAGAAAAGACGGTACTACCTACAATTGTAAAATACAAGGAGAACCCGTTTTTGACCATAATGGCAAGGTGGTTAATTTTATAGCCTTTGAAAAAGAAGTTGCTTAA
- a CDS encoding efflux RND transporter permease subunit produces the protein MFSKFIKRPVLAIVISVIIVFVGLLSIKQLPISQFPDIAPTTVNIFIAYPGSSADVLVKSTLIPLETAINGVQDMRYIASDATSAGEGTIRIIFEPGTDPDQAVVRVKTRVDQVMPLLPELVQREGVIITPVQPSMLMYVNLYSDNADDHELFLYNYAYTKMIPEIQRIDGIASAQILGSRKFAMRVWLKPDRMRAYNISAEEILEAMEEQSILARPGRIGQSSGKTSQSLEYVLMYQDRYDEPQQYKDIILKANAEGEILTLGDVADVELGSEFFDIYSNLDGKPSASIVLKQTFGSNASDVIDEVKSKLNELKKDLPTGLDYKISYDVSNFLNASIEQVIHTLRDAFILVAIVVFLFLGDWRSTLIPIIAVPVSLIGAFFIMQLFGLSINLITLFALVLAIGIVVDDAIVVVEAVHAKMEETHVGPYEAVKLVVNEIGGAIIAITLVMVSVFIPIAFMTGPVGVFYRQFSITMAGSIILSAIVALTLTPVLCAMILKNNHGKQRKKTIVDKFIDWFNRGFEKLTGRYGNILNKIVARRVLTFGILGAFCVAIFFTNKSLPAGFIPNEDQGMIYAIIQTPPGSTLERTNDVAHKLQQICEETEGVESASSLAGYEIMTEGRGSNAGTVLINLKPWSQRHHSVHEIMEELEEETKDLGAVIEYFEPPAVPGFGSSGGFSMRLLDKTDGTDYHEFEKINNDFMEALSKRDELTGLFTFYSANYPQYELKINNKIAMQKGVSIDKAMENLNILIGSTYEQGFIRFGRFFKVYTQAAPEYRALPSDLEKLFVKNEEGEMVPYSAFMSMEKRLGPNEITRYNLYNSASIRGLPASGYTSGDAIQAINEVAEQTLPRGFDVAWEGLSYDEAQRGNESLYIFMVVLIFVYFVLAAQYESFLLPFAIILSLPVGVLGSFFMLKAMGLANDVYAQIGLIMLVGLLGKNAVLIVEFAVQKRRQGSTILEAAIEGAKVRFRPILMTSFAFIAGLIPLVIAHGAGAIGNRTIGGSAMGGMLMGTLIGVLIIPGLYYIFAKMADGRGLIKGESDEPVSEEFMRLSEGESKTRQKLRELKQMIKKLTKKEDND, from the coding sequence ATGTTCAGTAAGTTTATAAAAAGACCGGTATTGGCTATCGTCATATCGGTAATCATAGTATTCGTAGGGTTGCTCTCCATAAAGCAATTACCTATTTCACAGTTTCCGGATATTGCGCCCACAACGGTCAATATCTTTATAGCCTACCCGGGCTCTAGTGCAGACGTATTGGTAAAATCAACGCTTATTCCATTAGAAACCGCAATTAATGGTGTACAAGATATGCGCTATATTGCTTCTGATGCTACAAGTGCCGGTGAAGGCACCATCCGTATCATCTTTGAGCCTGGCACAGACCCTGACCAAGCAGTTGTGAGGGTCAAAACAAGGGTGGATCAAGTAATGCCGTTATTACCAGAACTGGTACAACGTGAAGGTGTTATCATTACTCCTGTACAGCCAAGTATGCTTATGTACGTAAACTTGTATAGTGACAATGCAGATGATCACGAGCTGTTTCTATACAACTATGCATACACCAAAATGATTCCTGAAATTCAAAGAATAGATGGTATTGCAAGTGCACAGATCTTAGGTAGCCGTAAGTTTGCCATGCGCGTATGGTTAAAGCCTGATCGTATGCGTGCCTATAATATTTCTGCCGAAGAAATTCTTGAGGCTATGGAAGAGCAAAGTATTTTGGCACGCCCCGGTAGAATTGGGCAAAGTTCCGGCAAAACCTCACAGTCCCTGGAATATGTTCTCATGTACCAAGATAGGTATGATGAACCTCAACAATACAAAGACATTATTCTTAAGGCAAATGCCGAAGGCGAAATTTTAACGCTTGGTGATGTAGCAGACGTGGAGCTTGGTAGCGAATTTTTTGATATCTACTCTAATCTAGATGGAAAACCATCAGCATCTATAGTATTGAAACAAACTTTTGGTAGTAATGCCAGTGATGTTATAGATGAAGTAAAATCCAAGTTGAACGAACTTAAAAAAGACCTTCCCACTGGTCTGGATTACAAAATTAGTTATGACGTTTCCAACTTTTTAAATGCATCTATAGAACAAGTAATACACACACTAAGAGATGCCTTTATTCTGGTTGCCATAGTTGTATTTCTCTTTTTGGGCGATTGGCGCTCTACCTTAATTCCCATTATTGCCGTACCCGTTTCCTTGATCGGGGCATTTTTTATTATGCAGTTATTTGGACTCTCCATTAACCTAATTACCCTTTTTGCATTGGTACTGGCCATTGGTATTGTGGTTGATGATGCTATAGTAGTGGTTGAAGCCGTACATGCCAAAATGGAAGAAACCCATGTGGGACCTTATGAAGCCGTAAAATTAGTAGTCAACGAAATAGGGGGTGCCATAATAGCCATTACTTTGGTAATGGTTTCGGTGTTCATTCCTATTGCTTTTATGACGGGACCTGTTGGGGTTTTCTACCGTCAGTTTTCTATAACCATGGCAGGCTCAATAATTCTATCGGCTATTGTAGCCCTAACCTTAACACCTGTGCTCTGTGCCATGATTCTTAAAAACAACCATGGTAAACAACGTAAAAAAACAATTGTAGATAAATTCATTGATTGGTTTAATAGAGGTTTTGAAAAACTTACGGGTAGGTATGGTAACATCCTTAATAAAATTGTTGCAAGAAGAGTATTGACCTTTGGTATTCTGGGTGCTTTTTGTGTCGCCATATTTTTCACCAACAAAAGTTTACCTGCTGGTTTTATTCCAAATGAGGATCAAGGTATGATTTATGCCATTATACAAACACCACCAGGTTCTACCTTAGAACGTACCAATGATGTAGCCCATAAATTACAGCAAATCTGTGAAGAGACCGAAGGTGTGGAGTCCGCCTCTTCATTGGCTGGTTATGAAATTATGACCGAAGGGCGTGGATCAAATGCCGGTACGGTGTTGATCAACCTTAAACCCTGGAGCCAACGTCATCATTCCGTTCATGAAATCATGGAAGAGCTAGAGGAAGAAACCAAAGATTTAGGTGCGGTAATTGAATACTTTGAACCACCTGCGGTACCCGGTTTTGGATCCTCTGGCGGATTCTCCATGCGTCTTTTAGATAAAACGGACGGAACCGATTATCACGAATTTGAAAAAATCAACAATGATTTTATGGAAGCGTTGTCTAAACGGGATGAGCTTACCGGACTGTTTACTTTTTACTCTGCCAATTACCCTCAATATGAATTAAAAATCAACAATAAGATTGCCATGCAAAAAGGGGTTTCCATTGATAAAGCCATGGAAAACCTGAATATATTAATTGGTAGTACCTATGAACAAGGTTTTATTCGCTTTGGTAGATTTTTTAAGGTGTACACCCAAGCTGCTCCTGAATACAGGGCATTGCCTTCTGATCTAGAAAAACTGTTCGTAAAGAACGAAGAGGGAGAAATGGTTCCATATTCCGCCTTTATGTCCATGGAAAAGAGACTGGGACCAAATGAGATCACCAGATATAATTTATACAATTCTGCTTCGATAAGAGGGCTTCCTGCTAGTGGTTATACCAGTGGTGATGCTATACAAGCTATTAACGAAGTTGCAGAGCAAACTTTACCTAGAGGCTTTGATGTGGCTTGGGAAGGTCTTTCATATGATGAGGCGCAAAGAGGAAATGAATCGCTCTACATTTTTATGGTGGTATTGATCTTCGTATACTTTGTTCTAGCGGCCCAGTATGAAAGTTTCCTACTTCCGTTCGCCATCATACTATCACTACCGGTAGGTGTTCTTGGGTCTTTCTTTATGCTAAAGGCAATGGGACTAGCAAATGATGTTTATGCACAAATCGGACTCATTATGCTTGTTGGCCTACTGGGTAAAAATGCCGTGCTTATCGTTGAATTCGCAGTTCAAAAAAGAAGACAGGGGAGCACTATTCTAGAAGCCGCCATTGAAGGTGCAAAGGTGCGTTTTAGACCTATTCTAATGACTTCCTTTGCTTTTATAGCTGGACTAATTCCTTTGGTTATTGCACATGGCGCAGGGGCAATAGGCAATAGAACCATTGGTGGGTCGGCAATGGGCGGTATGCTTATGGGTACATTAATAGGTGTACTTATTATCCCTGGCCTGTATTACATTTTCGCAAAAATGGCAGATGGTCGTGGACTTATTAAAGGGGAGTCGGACGAACCCGTATCGGAAGAGTTTATGAGACTAAGCGAAGGTGAAAGTAAAACACGCCAAAAGCTTCGCGAATTAAAGCAAATGATTAAAAAACTAACCAAAAAAGAAGATAATGATTAA
- a CDS encoding TolC family protein, with amino-acid sequence MIKINNTMKHGKILLLFLILMGLFYSCVPTKQLKSANTDLPSSFNGLPVDTLNSAQLKWSHFFEDEHLIALIDTALANNQELRIMMQQIDVAQNEVKARKGEYLPFINYGAGAEVEKVGEYTRNGAVEKNLDIREGEEFPEPLTDYSAGLFATWELDVWKKLRNSKKAATLEYLSTIEGKNFMITRLIAEIAQSYYELIALDNQLAIIEQNLELQGNALTMVRLQKQAARATELAVKRFEAEVAKNKSHKFEVLQEIVEMENKLNFLIGRQPQHIARNSDNFIATAINTIDAGIPSQLLLNRPDIRQAEFELEAAKLNIKVARANFYPSIGLKAGVGLQAFKPKYLTHTPESLIYSAVGDIVGPLINRNAIKADYNTANSKQIQAVYEYEKAVLGGYIEVVNMLSKIENLEQSYMLKEDQVEALTASIDLSTRLFQSARIEYIEVLLTQREALESKMELIETKKDQLLAKINVYQALGGGWN; translated from the coding sequence ATGATTAAGATAAACAATACCATGAAGCATGGTAAGATCCTATTGCTATTTTTAATACTAATGGGTCTCTTCTATTCTTGTGTGCCCACAAAGCAATTAAAATCGGCAAATACGGACTTACCTTCAAGTTTTAATGGTTTGCCCGTAGATACTTTAAATAGTGCTCAATTAAAATGGAGCCATTTCTTTGAAGATGAGCATCTTATTGCATTGATAGATACTGCCTTGGCAAATAACCAAGAGTTGCGCATTATGATGCAACAAATTGATGTTGCCCAGAACGAAGTGAAGGCAAGAAAAGGAGAATATTTGCCTTTTATAAATTATGGTGCCGGAGCTGAAGTAGAAAAAGTTGGCGAATATACCCGTAACGGTGCTGTTGAAAAAAACTTGGATATCAGGGAAGGCGAAGAATTTCCTGAGCCTTTAACAGATTACTCCGCCGGTCTATTTGCTACCTGGGAATTGGATGTTTGGAAAAAACTACGCAATTCCAAAAAGGCCGCCACCTTAGAATACCTATCTACTATTGAAGGTAAAAACTTTATGATTACCAGGTTAATTGCGGAAATAGCCCAATCATATTACGAATTGATCGCATTGGATAATCAATTGGCAATCATTGAGCAAAATCTAGAATTACAAGGTAATGCCTTAACTATGGTCCGGCTACAAAAGCAAGCAGCTAGAGCTACCGAATTAGCGGTAAAAAGATTTGAGGCAGAAGTAGCTAAAAACAAAAGCCACAAATTTGAAGTTCTCCAAGAAATTGTTGAAATGGAAAATAAGCTGAATTTTTTGATAGGTAGACAACCACAGCATATTGCCCGTAATTCAGATAATTTTATAGCAACAGCAATAAATACTATTGATGCCGGTATACCATCACAGTTGCTTTTAAATAGACCGGATATTAGGCAAGCGGAATTTGAACTGGAAGCGGCAAAATTGAATATAAAGGTTGCCAGGGCAAATTTTTATCCTTCAATAGGATTGAAGGCTGGCGTTGGGCTACAGGCATTTAAACCAAAATACCTGACACATACCCCAGAATCTTTGATTTATAGCGCCGTTGGAGATATTGTAGGTCCTTTGATCAATAGAAATGCCATTAAAGCAGATTACAATACTGCAAATTCCAAACAAATACAGGCAGTCTATGAATATGAAAAAGCTGTTTTAGGCGGTTATATTGAAGTTGTAAATATGCTTTCTAAAATTGAAAATCTTGAGCAGAGTTATATGCTGAAAGAGGACCAAGTAGAAGCTTTGACCGCTTCGATCGATTTGTCTACACGGCTGTTTCAATCTGCAAGGATAGAATATATTGAAGTATTGTTGACACAACGTGAAGCATTGGAATCTAAAATGGAATTGATCGAAACCAAAAAAGATCAGTTACTTGCAAAAATAAATGTATACCAAGCTCTTGGTGGCGGGTGGAACTAG
- the dinB gene encoding DNA polymerase IV — MPNEMPLRKIIHVDMDAFYASVEELDNPDLKGKPLAVGGSEKRGVVSAANYEARKFGVRSAMSGFQARKNCPHLIFVKPRFDRYKEISKQIRAIFFEYTDLVEPLSLDEAYLDVTINKKGNPSATMLATEIRQRILEKTGLNASAGISINKFIAKVASDINKPNGQKTVNPEEVIPFLENLDIRKFYGVGKVTAEKMYKLGIFTGKDLKSKSIEFLAENFGKSGPYYYHVVRGIHNSEVKPHRIPKSVGAERTFNENLSSEIFMLERLEHIAQELERRLTKSKVAGKTITLKIKYSDFTLNTRSKTMPYFIADKDLILETAKDLLYQEELQNSVRLLGISLSNLNTEDKKTKKVDDKSILVQLKFDF, encoded by the coding sequence ATGCCCAATGAAATGCCTCTTCGAAAAATTATTCATGTTGATATGGATGCCTTTTATGCGTCCGTAGAAGAGTTGGACAACCCAGATTTAAAGGGCAAGCCCTTGGCCGTTGGTGGTAGTGAGAAAAGAGGCGTGGTATCGGCAGCTAATTATGAAGCCCGTAAATTTGGTGTGCGTAGTGCTATGAGCGGATTTCAAGCTAGAAAAAACTGTCCTCACCTTATTTTTGTAAAACCCCGGTTTGATCGTTATAAGGAAATCTCAAAACAAATACGGGCCATTTTCTTTGAATACACAGATTTGGTAGAACCATTGTCACTTGATGAAGCATACCTAGATGTAACCATAAATAAAAAAGGAAACCCTTCTGCCACCATGCTTGCCACAGAAATCCGGCAACGTATTCTAGAAAAGACAGGCTTAAATGCATCCGCAGGAATTTCGATCAATAAATTTATAGCCAAAGTAGCAAGTGATATCAATAAACCTAACGGACAAAAAACGGTTAATCCAGAAGAGGTAATTCCGTTTTTAGAAAATTTAGATATACGCAAGTTTTATGGCGTTGGTAAGGTTACTGCAGAAAAAATGTATAAGCTGGGCATTTTTACGGGCAAGGACTTAAAATCAAAATCCATTGAATTTCTTGCCGAAAATTTTGGCAAAAGCGGTCCATACTATTATCATGTAGTACGTGGCATTCATAATAGTGAAGTTAAACCGCACCGCATACCAAAATCTGTTGGAGCGGAACGTACATTCAACGAAAACCTCAGCAGTGAAATTTTTATGCTGGAAAGGTTAGAGCATATTGCTCAAGAACTAGAAAGAAGACTAACGAAATCTAAGGTAGCAGGAAAAACTATTACGCTAAAAATAAAATATAGCGATTTCACTTTAAACACAAGAAGTAAAACTATGCCCTATTTTATTGCGGACAAAGACCTCATTTTAGAAACGGCTAAAGATCTTCTCTATCAAGAGGAGTTACAAAACTCTGTTCGACTATTAGGCATCTCCTTATCCAATTTAAATACAGAAGATAAGAAAACTAAAAAAGTTGACGATAAATCGATTTTAGTGCAATTAAAGTTTGATTTTTAA
- a CDS encoding TetR/AcrR family transcriptional regulator, producing the protein MQKKTEYIEQALLLFSKYGCKRVGMDDVAETLGISKKTLYEVFENKNNLVQESVSLLLNRTHDKISRFIQISDQEPNPFNNIIHIYNVGLKELRNLSPTFFYSLKKYYPQSYILYENFTQAVVWTYVLDLLEVAKNKGLLKDNINLKLICELFLIRINEVILPNRDFFDSYSTEELLEHLIMVPLHGIKK; encoded by the coding sequence ATGCAGAAAAAAACTGAATATATAGAACAGGCATTACTGCTTTTCTCTAAATATGGATGCAAAAGGGTCGGAATGGATGATGTGGCTGAGACCCTTGGCATCTCTAAAAAAACATTATATGAAGTTTTTGAAAATAAGAATAATCTAGTTCAGGAAAGTGTTTCTCTTTTGCTTAATCGTACCCATGATAAAATAAGCAGGTTTATTCAAATTTCTGACCAAGAGCCAAATCCGTTTAATAATATCATTCATATTTATAATGTAGGACTTAAGGAACTTAGAAACCTGAGTCCTACATTTTTTTATAGTTTAAAAAAATATTATCCCCAGTCCTATATTCTTTACGAAAATTTTACCCAAGCCGTTGTTTGGACCTATGTATTAGATTTGCTTGAAGTGGCAAAGAACAAAGGCCTTTTAAAAGATAATATCAATCTTAAGCTCATATGCGAGTTATTTCTCATTCGAATAAATGAGGTTATATTGCCAAATAGAGACTTTTTTGATAGCTACAGTACAGAGGAACTACTGGAACACTTAATTATGGTACCCTTACATGGTATCAAAAAATAA